One stretch of Prionailurus viverrinus isolate Anna chromosome C1, UM_Priviv_1.0, whole genome shotgun sequence DNA includes these proteins:
- the SLC16A1 gene encoding monocarboxylate transporter 1 has translation MPPAIGGPVGYTPPDGGWGWAVVVGAFISIGFSYAFPKSITVFFKEIEGIFNATTSEVSWISSIMLAVMYGGGPISSILVNKYGSRPIMIAGGCLSGCGLIAASFCNTVQELYLCVGVIGGLGLAFNLNPALTMIGKYFYKRRPLANGLAMAGSPVFLSTLAPLNQAFFGIFGWRGSFLILGGLLLNCCVAGALMRPIGPLPTNTGKDRSKESLQDAGKSEGKKGVGDANTDLIGGNPKQEKRSVFQTINKFLDLSLFTHRGFLLYLSGNVLMFFGLFTPLVFLSNYGKSKHYSSEKAAFLLSILAFVDMVARPSMGLVANTKWIRPRVQYFFAASIIANGVCHLLAPLSSSYIGFCVYAGFFGFAFGWLSSVLFETLMDLVGPQRFSSAVGLVTIVECCPVLLGPPLLGRLNDIYGDYKYTYWACGVILIIAGIYLFIGMGINYRLVAKEQKAEKQQKKENKEEETSVDAAEKPKEYTAESEEQKDTEGSPKEEESPV, from the exons ATGCCACCAGCAATTGGAGGTCCAGTTGGATATACTCCCCCAgatggaggctgggggtgggcggTAGTAGTTGGAGCCTTCATTTCCATCGGCTTCTCTTATGCGTTTCCCAAATCCATTACTGTGTTCttcaaagaaattgaaggtaTCTTCAATGCCACCACCAGTGAAGTGTCCTGGATATCCTCAATCATGTTGGCTGTCATGTATGGTGGAG GTCCTATCAGCAGTATCCTGGTGAATAAATATGGCAGTCGTCCAATCATGATTGCTGGTGGCTGTTTGTCAGGCTGTGGTTTGATTGCAGCTTCTTTCTGTAATACCGTTCAGGAACTTTACTTGTGTGTTGGAGTCATTGGAG GTCTTGGGCTTGCCTTCAACTTGAATCCGGCTCTGACCATGATTGGCAAGTATTTCTACAAGAGGCGACCATTGGCAAATGGACTGGCCATGGCAGGCAGCCCTGTGTTTCTCTCTACTCTGGCCCCCCTCAATCAGGCTTTCTTCGGTATCTTTGGCTGGAGAGGAAGCTTCCTAATTCTTGGGGGCCTCCTACTAAATTGCTGTGTAGCTGGTGCCCTGATGCGACCGATAGGGCCCCTGCCAACCAACACAGGGAAAGATAGGTCTAAAGAATCCCTTCAGGATGCTggaaaatctgaaggaaaaaagggagtAGGTGATGCAAATACAGATCTTATTGGAGGAAACCCCAAACAAGAGAAACGATCAGTCTTCCAAACAATTAATAAATTCCTGGACTTATCTCTGTTCACACACAGAGGCTTTTTGCTATACCTCTCCGGAAATGTGCTCATGTTTTTTGGACTATTTACTCCTTTGGTCTTTCTCAGTAATTATGGCAAGAGTAAACATTACTCTAGTGAGAAggctgccttccttctttccattctggCTTTCGTCGATATGGTAGCCAGACCTTCTATGGGACTTGTAGCCAACACAAAGTGGATAAGACCTCGAGTTCAGTACTTTTTTGCTGCTTCTATTATTGCAAATGGAGTGTGTCATCTGCTAGCACCTTTATCCTCCAGctacattgggttctgtgtctaTGCGGGATTCTTTGGATttgcatttgggtggctcagctccGTATTATTCGAAACACTGATGGACCTTGTTGGACCCCAGAGGTTCTCCAGCGCTGTGGGATTGGTGACCATTGTGGAATGCTGTCCTGTCCTCCTGGGGCCGCCACTTTTAG GTCGTCTGAATGACATCTATGGAGACTACAAATACACATACTGGGCGTGTGGTGTGATCCTAATTATTGCAGGCATCTATCTCTTCATTGGCATGGGCATCAATTATCGGCTTGTGGCGAAAGAACAGAAAgcagagaagcagcagaaaaaggaaaataaagaggagGAGACCAGTGTAGATGCTGCTGAGAAGCCAAAAGAATACACAGCAGAATCTGAAGagcagaaagacacagaaggaagTCCCAAAGAGGAGGAGAGTCCAGTCTAA